A genomic window from Pyxicephalus adspersus chromosome 2, UCB_Pads_2.0, whole genome shotgun sequence includes:
- the SINHCAF gene encoding SIN3-HDAC complex-associated factor, producing MIGFYKPKTYRSSRGCCICKAKSSSSRFTDSKRYEDDFQNCFGLDESRTGDICNACVLLVKRWKKLPTGSKKNWNHVVDARGGPNLRALRIRPKGIRRLAAKRSQVSGAHSTASSASPTHSSSCSNPSDTDTDTEIRPAPTRSSAFSFLDPAYWKRQKVCCGIIYKGRFGEILIDAQHFKPCCSNKKKEETTSR from the exons ATGATTGGATTTTATAAGCCAAAGACTTACAGGAGCTCCAGAGGCTGCTGTATCTGCAAAGCCAAATCTTCCAGCAGTCGCTTTACAGACAGCAAGCGATATGAGGACGACTTCCAGAATTGTTTTGG ATTGGATGAGAGCCGCACAGGAGATATCTGCAATGCCTGTGTGCTTTTGGTGAAGAGATGGAAAAAACTTCCAACTGGTTCCAAGAAGAACTGGAATCAT GTTGTGGATGCTCGTGGGGGACCAAACCTTAGAGCGCTGCGGATCAGACCCAAAGGAATTCGTCGTTTGGCTGCTAAAAGGAGTCAAG tttCTGGTGCACACAGTACAGCTTCCAGTGCATCCCCGACACATTCCTCATCCTGCAGTAATCCTTCTGACACAGACACGGACACAGAAATAAGGCCCGCACCCACCCGGAGCTCAGCTTTCTCCTTTTTGGATCCAGCCTACTGGAAAAG ACAAAAAGTTTGCTGTGGAATCATCTACAAGGGACGTTTTGGTGAAATCCTCATCGATGCTCAGCATTTCAAGCCCTGCTGCAGTAATAAGAAGAAAGAGGAAACCACGtccagatga